In Ureibacillus thermophilus, the genomic stretch AAAGATTTCGAGGAAATTGCTAATGTCGAGAACAAAAACTTCAATAAGGTCCGGATGCAAATTATTGACATATTCAATAACAGGTTCGTGCATCTAGCGAATGAACAAGGTATCGCTCGATGGGAGAAGATGCTCAAGATTCAACGCAGACGTACTGACACCTTAGAAGAACGAAGGCAGCGGGTTTTAGCAAAGATTAATAATAAACTCCCTTATACCATGAGGACTTTAAAGCAACTTTTAAACTCCCTATGTGGGGAAAACAATTATGGCCTTTTTCTCGATCCAGAAGAGTTTGAACTACATTTAGAACTTTATTCAAAAATTAATGATGTACTTAATTTGAAAAACACTCTTGAAGCTATGATACCTTTGAACATCTGGCTTCATTTTGTTTACGCAATTAAAGTACCTCCTATTAAAATTGCAGCTCGAAAACACATCTACCCAGTTGATTATCCAATAACCAACGTCGCAATCAGCAATAATGACGACGTTGGTTTTGTTGGTTCAAGTAATGTTGAAATACCGGTTAGCGAAAAGAAATATCGAGTGGTCTATCCGATTACAGGCATGGCATTTTCCTATTAAAGGAGGGGTTTTATGCAAATACATGAACGATTGATGAATGTTTTTTA encodes the following:
- a CDS encoding putative phage tail protein; this translates as MDNFLSHEIDVSTLQPPTVKDLKDFEEIANVENKNFNKVRMQIIDIFNNRFVHLANEQGIARWEKMLKIQRRRTDTLEERRQRVLAKINNKLPYTMRTLKQLLNSLCGENNYGLFLDPEEFELHLELYSKINDVLNLKNTLEAMIPLNIWLHFVYAIKVPPIKIAARKHIYPVDYPITNVAISNNDDVGFVGSSNVEIPVSEKKYRVVYPITGMAFSY